From Alosa sapidissima isolate fAloSap1 chromosome 7, fAloSap1.pri, whole genome shotgun sequence, the proteins below share one genomic window:
- the LOC121713134 gene encoding peptidase inhibitor 16 produces MFCAGVCACVCALLVVSSAQLSEDHYQVIVDQHNLRRTQVIPSAVYMKTMSWDERLRIVAEGYAAKCRWDHNPELEDLGENLYITNGPLDPEEAIEKWFNEHENYNYTSNECAEGEMCGHYTQVVWADSHKVGCAAHQCVDIEGLPFGNATILVCNYYPAGNYEGEKPYTEGEFCSSCPEDMPRCTDALCAPEETELPSEEPDLTDSWATDSSPSSSDVPGTAPLLPLHTTTPAGNSAPEVIPSSSPSPAGEEAEAEGTSPGEEGAAGSPRLEEVSVEMGLDEALMSLDRLLDTQTSRSRIMVKSRDRNVLSSAAEQRVWSGMLLLNLIGLVLCLMA; encoded by the exons ATGTtttgtgcgggtgtgtgtgcgtgtgtgtgtgcgctgctgGTCGTGAGCAGCGCTCAGCTTTCTGAGGACCATTACCAGGTCATCGTGGACCAGCACAACCTCCGCCGGACACAAGTCATCCCCAGCGCTGTCTACATGAAGACCATG agctgGGATGAGAGACTGAGGATCGTGGCAGAGGGCTATGCAGCAAAGTGTCGGTGGGACCACAACCCTGAACTGGAGGACCttggagaaaacttgtacatcacCAACGGCCCACTGGACCCAGAAGAGGCCATTGAGAAATG GTTCAACGAGCATGAGAACTACAACTACACCAGCAATGAGTGTGCGGAGGGAGAGATGTGTGGTCACTACACACAG gtggtGTGGGCAGACAGTCATAAGGTGGGGTGTGCGGCGCATCAGTGTGTGGACATCGAGGGTCTGCCCTTTGGGAACGCCACCATCCTCGTGTGCAACTACTACCCTGC GGGGAACTACGAGGGGGAGAAGCCGTACACTGAGGGAGAGTTCTGCTCCAGCTGTCCTGAAGACATGCCGCGCTGCACCGACGCCCTCTGTG CTCCCGAGGAGACGGAGCTGCCCTCTGAGGAGCCCGACCTGACGGACAGCTGGGCCACagactcctccccctcctcctccgacGTTCCTGGAACTGCCCCCCTGCTGCCCCTTCACACCACCACCCCGGCGGGCAACAGTGCCCCAGAGGTCATCCCCAGCTCCAGCCCCAGCCCTGCAGGAGAGGAGGCCGAGGCGGAGGGCACCTCTCctggggaggagggggcagcGGGCAGccccaggctggaggaggtgAGTGTGGAGATGGGCCTGGACGAGGCGCTGATGAGTCTGGACAGACTCCTGGACACCCAAACCTCCAGGAGCAGGATCATGGTGAAGTCCCGCGACAGGAACGTCCTGTCCAGCGCGGCGGAGCAGAGGGTGTGGTCAGGGATGCTGCTTCTCAATCTGATTGGTCTGGTTCTGTGCCTGATGGCTTAG